A window of Clostridioides sp. ES-S-0010-02 genomic DNA:
TGTTCAAAACAGAAGATATTATCACAAAAGATATATCTGATGAATTTATAGGAAAATTATTTTATAAACAAAACTCTAGTAATAAAACAATTTTAGTTTTAGGGGGTTCTGATGGAAATTTAGATGCTTTAGAACTCCTGGCAGCTCCACTTGCATCTAGAGGGTTCAATGTACTAGCAGTTGCTTATTTTGCTCTAGAAGGATTGCCAAGTAAGTTAGAAGAAGTACCATTAGAATACTTTGAAAAAATATTTAAATGGATTAGTGAAGATGAAATCACTAATACTAAAGAAATATTTGTACATGGGACATCAAAAGGTGGTGAGTTAGCACTTTTACTTGCTTCAAGATATAAACAAATTAAAAAAGTAGTAGTATCACAGCCTCATGCGTATTGTTTTCAAGCACTTGATGGACAAATGAATGGAAAAGATACTTCATCATGGTCATATAAAGGTAAGCCACTTCCATATATCAAGGTAGACAATAATATATTCTTTGAAGACCAGAAAAAAGATATAGAAAAAGGAATTCCATTTGGATTTGCCAGTACTTATAAGAAAAGTATTGAAAGGGCAGACAATAAAGAAGAGGCTAGGATAAAAGTAGAAAATTCTGAAGCTGACATTCTTATGATTTCTGGAAAAGAAGATAATATTTGGAATAGTTATGATGGTTGTGTAGAAATCATAGAAAAACTTAAAAGAAATAACTACCAATATAATGTGGAACTATTAACATATGATAAGATGGGACATCCTTTACCAATTCCATATATTGTACCTCTAAGTGAAACTTTATCTATGAATATGGCTGGAGGAATATTTTCTTCAGGAGGAACTGTAAAAGGTAATGCAAAAGGACAGTTTGAATCATGGAAAAGAACTATTGAATTTTATAAAGAACCTTTATCAATCGATATAAAAAAATAAAAATGGATATATCTTTATATATATGCACAAAATCTATCAATTTTACAATTTTAATTTATTGTTTATGTAATTTATATGTTATATACTAGTTTTAACAAGATTGATAATTTATAAACAATTAATAAGAGTTATTGAAAGGTGGAGTGAAATTATGGAAAGACTCACTAGAAGTGAACAGCCTCACATAAAATTTGGAATGTTTAAGATACGAATTCCGTTTATACATTACAGATTTGAGAAACCGGAAGCTATTCAAGGCATAATATCAAGTATGACAAGCTTAGGAACTATTGGACTTAGCACGCAAATATTAGGATTACCCTATGAAGTAGCATGGAGTATGGCTATCATTAACTCAATATTGTATTGCCTGCATGTTTTTATGGGAGACCCAGTAGTTCCTGGCTGGATTACAGCTTCTATAACTCTTACAACTGCATATTTGTTAAAGTTCAATATTGGTATTGAAAGAATACAAGCATTAACAGCTTTACAAATAGATTTAGGAATTATATTTATTTTAATGGGTATAACAGGTATAGCTGGAAAACTAGTAAATAGAATCCCAAATTCCATCAAAGGTGGAATACTTATGGGAGTTGGTATATCAACTGTAATAGCAGAATTTAGCCCTAAAGGCAGATTTGAATCTTATCCAATATCTATAACAGTTGGGATTTTAGTTGCTTGCTTTGTAATGTTTTCTGAAAAATTCGATGCTCTAAAAGTAAAGAATAAGTTTTTATTTCGATTAGGTCAATATGGAGTAGTTCCAGCTATTTTAGTGAGTTTAATTATAGGAATATTTAGTAAAGAAATAGGAATTCCTAGCTTTAATTTTGAAAATATTATTTATATAATGGATTTTCAAAAATTAATAGATACAGTATCTCCTTTTGGAATAGGTTTTCCAAGTCTAATATTATTTATACAAGGATTGCCAATGGCTTTCATGATATATATAATTGCATTTGGTGATTTTATAACAGGTGAAAATTTAGTTCTTTCTGAAAGTAAAAACAGAACAGATGAGTATATTGATTTTAATTCTAATAGGTCTAATATTATAAGTGGGATAAGAAATATTGTTATGGCAGTTATTTCTCCATATATAGCTATGTGTGGTCCATTAGCTGCAACTCTTACTGGAAGTGTTG
This region includes:
- a CDS encoding acyl-CoA thioesterase/BAAT N-terminal domain-containing protein, encoding MKVNIYNAESLVDDKIKVIVSGLIPNSKLRVSMKMEFPWCKGEEFSSYGVFYSNEKGEVDLDSIEPVEGTYKTTDCMGLIYSLKKSKTEGENFAENISIDKPIIMNMIFESDIERKEVKLKRLFKTEDIITKDISDEFIGKLFYKQNSSNKTILVLGGSDGNLDALELLAAPLASRGFNVLAVAYFALEGLPSKLEEVPLEYFEKIFKWISEDEITNTKEIFVHGTSKGGELALLLASRYKQIKKVVVSQPHAYCFQALDGQMNGKDTSSWSYKGKPLPYIKVDNNIFFEDQKKDIEKGIPFGFASTYKKSIERADNKEEARIKVENSEADILMISGKEDNIWNSYDGCVEIIEKLKRNNYQYNVELLTYDKMGHPLPIPYIVPLSETLSMNMAGGIFSSGGTVKGNAKGQFESWKRTIEFYKEPLSIDIKK